The Clostridia bacterium DNA segment ATTCCAGGCTACAGACCAGGTAAATATACGGCGGAACACATTGAGAAAGTGGTCAGCAGAGTAACCTTCTCTGGCGCTGTATTCTTGGCCTTAATTGCCTTGATGCCAAACGTACTTTGGGCAACAACGGGTGTAAATTTCCAATTTGGTGGTACGAGCCTGCTCATCATGGTTGGTGTAGCGCTTGATACCATGAAACAATTGGAAAGCCAATTACTCATGAGGCACTATAAAGGATTCATGGGTTAGATGAAAGAAGGTAAGAGATATGAGATTGCTGGTGATGGGCCCACCCGGATCGGGTAAGGGTACTCAGGCGGCCATACTTTCAGATAGACTGAATATCCCTCATATATCTACTGGAGAAATGTTTAGAGATGCCATAAAAATGGACTCGGAACTTGGAAAACTAGCTGCCCGCTATATTAATAAAGGCGAACTGGTTCCCGATGAGATTACCGAGGCCATCGTGAAAGAGAGACTCAGTCAGGAAGATTGCCAAGAAGGCTATCTTCTTGACGGATTTCCTCGGACCCTTATACAGGGACGAGCTTTAGACAGCATTTTACACGACGTAGGCAACAACATTGATTGTGTGATTTATCTAGATGTACCCACACAGGACATTGTCTCTAGATTAACAGCAAGAAGGATATGTGGAGTATGTGGCGCTGTCTATCATTTGCAGGAAAAACCACCTCGAGTAGAGGGCGTCTGCGATTCGTGCGGTGGAGAAATCGTACATCGAGAAGACGATACTGAAGAAACAGTCCGGAAACGGCTTTGCATCTACAATGATGCGACACGTCCGCTGGTGGATTTTTACCAGCAGAAGAACCTGCTGTGTACCATTGAGGGGAATCTATCGATTGATGAAACAACCGAACGCATCGTATCAGGATGTTTTTGAGAGGTAGAAAATTGATTACTATTAAGAACGATGAAGACATTAAGAAAATGAGAGAAGCTGGAAGAATCGTTGCCCAGGTCCACGACCTAATGCGGCAGATGGTTAGACCGGGCATCAGTACCGCGGAACTTAACCAGGCTGCAGAGCAATTGATCTACCAAGCGGGAGCAGAACCTAGTTTTAAGGGCTATGGAGGATTTCCAGCAGGTTTGTGTATTTCCATTGATGATGAAGTGGTTCATGGTATTCCAGGAGAATTACTCCTGAAAGAAGGAACCATCGTATCCATCGATGCAGGCGCATATCTGAATGGCTTTCATGGGGATGCGGCAATTTCTTTACCAGTCGGAGAAATCGATGAAGATCGAAAAAGACTCCTCAAAGTAACAGAAGAATCATTGTACAAAGGCATCGAGCAGGCAAGGATTGGTAACCGCCTAGGAGATGTTTCACACGCAGTGCAATCGCATTGTGAAAAAAATGGATTCTCTGTTGTCCGGGATTATGTGGGACATGGAATTGGAGAAAACTTGCATGAAGATCCACAGGTGCCAAATTACGGTCCACCGCATCGCGGCTTAAGACTCCAAGAGCATATGGCCATAGCGATTGAACCCATGGTCAACCTTGGAAAACATCATGTTAAGGTACTCTCTGATGGTTGGACTGTTAAAACTTTGGATGGAAAGCCATCGGCTCATTTCGAGCATACGATTGTAATTACAGCTGAAGGACCGCAAATTATGACAAAACTATAAGGATATTAAAATGGAAGAAATGAAAGACCGTTTGGGTATGTTGGTTTTTTCTACCGCTGGCCGAGATTTCGGCAGGCCTTACTTGGTTATCCAAGACCTGGACCCGAATACGGTGCTTGTGTCTGATGGCAAGTTAAGGCATTTGCATAACCCAAAACGGAAAAACATAAGACATTTGAGCCTTACAGGGTTGACAGAAAATGATATACGTGTAAAATTGCAAGGAGGGACTTTTCCGAGCAATACTGAACTCAGGAAGGTCATCGACGAACTGGTTACAGATCGTAATTTGGAACAAAGGAGTTGAATACATGTCCAAAGCAGATGTAATTGAAATGGAGGGAAAGGTACTAGAATCCCTTCCTAGCGCAATGTTTAAGGTGGAATTAACCAATGGACATCAAATCTTGGCTCATGTTTCTGGGAAAATTAGGGTAAATTTTATCCGTATTCTGCCGGGAGACCGAGTTACGGTTGAGTTGTCGCCATATGACTTGACCAAAGGAAGAATCACCTATCGCTATAAATAGATAAATAAAGAAAAGGAGGGTATCGGAAATGAAAGTAAGACCGTCCGTAAAACCCATCTGTGAGAAATGCAAGATTATTAAAAGAAAAGGCAAAGTAATGGTTATTTGCGAGAATCCTAAGCATAAACAAGTGCAAGGATAATCAGACCCGGGAGCGGCTATCACGAAAGTGAATTCCCGACTGTTCACGATTTTAACGAGAGCCCATAAGGGCTTACTTGCGTTGGAATCATAGATATTTAATAGAAATTATTGGAGGTATAGCTTAATGGCTCGTATTTCTGGAGTTGACTTACCAAGAGAAAAAAGAGTTGAAATCGGACTCACCTATATCTATGGTATTGGTAGAACTACAGCTCAGAAGATTCTGGCAGAAACCGGCATAAATCCGGATACCAGAGTCAAAGATCTGACTGAAGATGAAGTCAGTAAACTGAGAGAGAGTATTTCAAAGAACTTTACAGTTGAAGGGGATCTGAGAAGAGAAGTTCAACTGAACATCAAACGCCTAATTGAGATTGGATCTTACCGCGGAATGCGCCACAGAAGAGGTTTGCCTGTACGCGGACAAAATACCAAGAACAACGCTAGAACCAGAAAAGGTCCTAAGCGTGGCGCGGTTGCGAAGAAGAAGTAAAGGAGGGTAGACTGATATGGCAAAAAGACAAGCCCGTACGAGAAAAAGGGATAAGAAAAACATCGAATACGGTGTTGTGCACATCAAGTCAACTTTCAACAACACACTGGTTACCATTACGGATAAAAGCGGTAACGCAATTTCCTGGGCCAGTGCTGGTGGAATGGGCTTTAGAGGCTCAAGAAAGAGTACTCCTTTTGCTGCACAACAAGCGGCTGAAAAAGCTGCTAAAGCTGCAATGGAACATGGCTTGAAACAAGTAGAGTGTTATGTAAAGGGACCTGGATCCGGCAGAGAAGCTGCCATCAGAGCGATGCAGGTAGCTGGTCTCGAAGTAACGTTGATTAAAGACGTAACTCCCATCCCGCACAATGGATGTAGACCACCCAAACGTAGAAGAGTATAGGAGGTATAGCGCGAATGGCTAGATATACAGGAGCGGTGTGTCGTCAATGTAGAAGAGAAGGTATGAAACTCTATCTAAAAGGCGATCGTTGCTATTCAAACAAGTGCGCCATGGAACGTAGAGCCTATGCCCCAGGTATGCACGGACAAGGTAGAGTAAAAGTAACTGAATACGGTACTCAACTTAGGGCCAAACAGGCTGTAAGAAGAATCTATGGCATTTTGGAAAAACAATTTAGACTGTACTATAAAGAAGCAGAAAGACAAAGAGGCGTAACCGGCTCCAACTTGTTGGTGCTTTTGGAAAGAAGACTGGATAATGTGGTATTCCGCATGGGATTTGCTTCTTCTAGAGCGGAGGCGCGTCAATTAATTAGACATGCTCACTTTGAGCTGAATGGCAAAAAGGTGGATATTTCCTCCATCCTGCTTAAAGCTGGAGATGAAATTCGCGTTCGTGAAAAGAGTGCGAAGTCTGAGAAGTTCGTTGCCCTATCTGAGTTGGCTGCTAGTAAAAAGGCGCCTGAGTGGATGGACGTTAACGCCCAAGACCTCTTTGGCAAAGTAGTAGCTCTGCCGACAAGAGAAGACATCGTGATTCCAGTCGACGAACAGCTGATTGTTGAATTGTATTCAAGATAAGTTGTTGCTTACTTATTTTGAGACCACTGGATCAAAAGGAGGGCATGTATGCTTGAAATTGAAAAACCGGATGTGAGCTATGTCGAAGGAAACGATGAGAAGACCTACGGTAAATTTGTGGTAGAACCTCTTGAAAGAGGTTTCGGAATTACGCTAGGTAATGCTCTTCGTAGACTTCTTTTGTCTTCGCTACCGGGAATCGCTGTCAATTCTATTAAGATCGACGGAGTACTACATGAGTTTTCTACCATCCCAGGGGTTGTCGAGGACACTACAGACATTATCTTGGAAATGAAGGCATTACGCCTTGCAAGCAGTAGTTCTGAGCCGAAAACATTGAGAATTGAAGCAGAGGGTGAAGGCGAGGTTAAAGCAAGAGATATTATTGCGGATCCCGAGATAGAGATTCTCGACCCTGATATGCATATTGCTACTTTAGAGGCTGACGGCAGACTCTTTATGGAAATCAATGTGCGCAGAGGTAGAGGCTACGTCGCCGGTACGAAAAATAAAAAAGAAGAAGATCCTATTGGAACCATTTATGTGGATTCCATTTATTCTCCAGTCACGAAAGTCAACTATACAGTAGGTGACGTACGGGTAGGAGAAAAGACGGACTTTGATCGTTTGACTTTGGAAGTATGGACGGACGGAAGCATCAGTCCCGAAGAAGCTGTAAGCGCAAGCGCTAAGATCTTAGATGATCACCTGCAGTTATTTATGGGATTGTCACAGATAAACTCTGCTGAAGTACCTTTAGTAGAGAAGGAAGAAGAGCAGAAGGATAAGGTTCTCGAACTAACGATTGAAGAACTTGACTTCTCCGTACGTTCCTATAATTGTCTGAAAAGAGCTGGCATTAACACGGTAGAGGAACTGGTTACCAGAACCGAAGCCGATATGATGAAAGTCAGAAACCTTGGAAAGAAATCTCTGGACGAGGTTGGCAACAAATTGGCCGAACTAGGCCTTTCACTTAAGAAGTCAAGCGACGAGTAAGAATTAAGTTCTAAAGAAGGAGGTTAAGGCCATGGGATACCGTAAACTGGGAATGAATACCAGTCACCGTAGGGCTTGTTTGAGAAATCTTGTTACCTCTCTAATTAAAGAAGAGCGTATCGAGACCACTGAGCCTAAGGCCAAGGAAGCGAGAAAGATCGCGGAGAAAATGATTACTCTTGGTAAAAGAGGAGATCTGCACGCGAGAAGACAAGCTTTGGCATATATAACAGAAGAGGGTGTTGTCGCTAAATTATTCGACACAGTAGCCCCCAAATACGCTGAAAGAAATGGCGGATATACTAGGATTATAAAGAAAGGCCATAGACGTGGTGATGCTACGCTGATGGTAATTCTTGAATTGGTAGATTAATGTAAGACTCCCGTAAGGGAGTCTTTTTTTTGCTTTGTTAGTGTAGGGGCAAGGTGAGTATTGCCCGGAGTATGGTCTAGTTGAGAAGCAGAAAGCAGATGACAAGCATGCTGGGCTTGTAAATTGTAACGATACAATTATCCTTCGTGAGAAACTAGGCCCACTGCCCCGCCCTTAATTCTTGCCAGCGTAGAATCTTAGGGGTATTATTGTATAGTTAGAAATCTGCAAATATTTGACGGTTAGAGGATACTATGATAAAAATCGAGAACGTGATACACACATATAAAAAACAAACTGATGATGAGGTCCAGGCACTAGCCGGGATATCTCTTACCATTCATGAGGGGGAGTTCCTTGTGATTATAGGGCATAATGGATCTGGTAAATCAACCTTGGCCAAACATTTGAATAGCTTGCTGATTCCTAGCGAGGGACAGGTGTACATTGACGGACTCTCAAGCACAGAACCAGATAACATTTGGAATATTCGTTCTAAAGTGGGTATGGTTTTTCAAAATCCTGACAATCAGCTGATCGCAACTACGGTAGAAGATGATGTGGCTTTTGGTTGTGAAAACCTGGGTATTGAGTCGGGAGAAATCCGTAAGCGTGTGGATGATGCCTTGGAAACCGTAGGCATGGCTGGCTTTGGCACCAAAGAACCACATTACCTATCTGGTGGTCAGAAACAAAGGGTGGCTATCGCGGGCGTTATCGCTATGCGACCCAAATACCTAGTATTAGATGAGCCTACCGCTATGCTTGACCCTAGAGGCCGTAAAGAGGTCATGGAGACCATTCAACGGTTAAACAAGGATGAGGGGTTGACGATTGTCCATATTACCCACTATATGGAAGAAGCGAGCCATGCTGACCGTGTGGTGGTAATGGAAAATGGTAGGATTGTGACCCAAGGAACACCAAGAGAAATATTCTCCCAGGTACAACTACTCAAATCGTTGCGCATGGACGTTCCCCCGATGACGGAACTAGCATCCAGGTTGAATGATGCAGGTGTGGAAGTGGATAGGACGATTCTCACGGTAGATGAAATGGTGGATGCAATATGTTGATAGAAATGAAGAATATTAGCTATGTGTATAAACCAGGTACTCCCTACGAAACGAAGGCCATCCAAGACATCAGTTTTACGGTGAGTGAAGGAGAATTTATCGGGATTATTGGGCATACTGGTTGTGGTAAATCTACTTTAGTACAACATCTGAATGGTCTCTTGATTCCTAGTGCAGGTGAGATGGTGCTAGATGGAATACACTATTTCAGCAAAGAAAAACCAAATAAGGAACTAAGAAAAAAGGTGGGAATGGTTTTTCAGTATCCCGAAGATCAGCTATTCGAGGAGACCATATTTGAAGATGTGGCCTTTGCTCCTAAAAATTTCAATTTAGGCGATGGAAAGATTGAAGAACTAGTCCAGAATGCCTTGGAGGATGTAGGCCTTTCCTATGAAAAATATAAGGACCGCTCTCCCTTTTCCCTTTCGGGTGGGCAGATGCGTAAGGTGGCTATCGCGGGTGTGCTGGCGGCTCAGCCAAAGATTCTTGTATTGGATGAACCGACAGCTGGATTAGACCCTAAGGGCAGAGAAGAAATATTATCTCGGATCGATATGTTGCGCCAAAAAAGGAATATTACCATTATCTTGGTATCACATAGTATGGATGATATAGCAGCGCATGCCGATAGAGTTTTGGTTATGAATAAGGGTCAAATTGTCCTAGACGATGAACCTAGAAAAGTATTTAAGGAATATAAGATGCTTTATGATATGGGGTTAGATATTCCTTCTGTCACCAAACTCATGCTTAAACTGAAACAAAAAGGCTACGATGTCAATACGGAAATCTTTAGTATAGAAGAAGCAACACAGGAGATTCTTGCAATCAAGGGGGGTGTTTCTCATGTTTAGAGATATCACCATCGGGCAGTATCTTCCAGGAGATAGTTTTATTCATCGCCTAGACCCTAGAACAAAGATCCTGTCGGTACTTTTCTTCATGATAGGCATCTTTGGAGTCAAACATTTATACTCCTACCTATTCATATTGGGATTGACCTTGGCCGTTATTTTGATTGCTAAGATTCCCTTGATTTACCTTTTAAAAGGATTGAAGCCCATCTTTATTATTTTAATATTTACTGTGGGTTTGCATATGTTTTTAACGCCTGGGCGAATTTTACTTGAACTGGGTCCGCTCACAATTACCTATGAAGGAATTATGAAGGCTTCCTTTATGGCCCTACGATTAATCTTTTTGGTGTTATTTGCTAGCTTGCTTACGCTAACCACGGCACCCATGAGTTTAACGGACGGGCTAGAGAAGCTGTTAACGCCCTTTGCAAAGCTAGGCTTACCGGCTCATGAACTGGCCATGATGATGAGTATTGCACTTAGATTCATACCAACCCTGATTGATGAGACGGATAAAATTATGAAGGCGCAAAAAGCAAGAGGTGCTGATTTTGAATCCGGTAATATTTGGCAGAGAGCCAAGGCCATGATTCCCTTGCTGGTACCCTTGTTTGTCAGTGCCTTTAGACGAGCGGATGAACTAGCAATGGCCATGGAAGCACGTTGCTACCGTGGTAGTGAAGGACGTACTCGCATGAAACAATTGGTTTACAGAAAGACAGACCTAATCGTAACGCTGGGGATGGGAACAGCTATGGTTGCGGCCTTTTTCTTTCTATAATAGGGGTGCACATGAGAAAGATTCTTTTGCGTCTGGCGTATGACGGCAGCAATTACTGTGGTTGGCAGATTCAGACAAATGGAAGTCCAAAACCTACCTTACAACAGGTGTTAGAACAAGCCCTAGAGGTGCTATGTAAAGAAAACATACGAGTCATTGCCTCTGGGCGGACGGATAGTGGTGTACATGCAGAAGACCAGCCTGTGATGTTTCGCACGGCGTCTAGTGTACCGACGGATCGCTTTAAGCGAGCCTTAAATGGTTTGCTTCCCAACGATATTTGGGTTTTAGATGCGCGAGAAGTTGACGAGGACTTTCATACAATTGCCAATGCCAAGAAAAAAACCTATCGCTATATGATTCATAATGCGCCTGACCGCGATGTATTTTTAAATGGAAGATGTTTAGAGTATTCTAGGAAGTTGGATTTAGAGGCGATGAAACAAGCTGCGAACTTGTTGGTTGGAAAGCATGATTTTAGGGCTTTTTGTTCCTCCGGTAGTTCCGCCACGACCTTTACTAGGACTATCTATAGGATGGAAATCAGCAAGGTGGGCGACATGGTATATGTTGAAGTGGAAGGAAATGGCTTTCTTTATAACATGGTCCGGATTATTGTTGGTACGCTATTGGCAGTATCGGAAGGACGAGTTAGGAAAGAGCAAATTCAAGAGGCACTAATTTCTGGAGACCGTTCTCTACTGGGTGAAACAGCACCTCCGCAAGGCTTGTACCTGCATAAGGTGGATTATAGGGAATAATCAACGGGTGCGGTTGACAAGTAAGTGCTTATTCAATATAATTAAGTTCGCTGTTTGTAGCGGTTGTATAAACAAGAGCCCCGTTTGTACGATTTCTATAGAAGGTAATTGAAATAAAAGAAATATTATTGGAGGTCAAATCATGAGTACCTTTATGGCAAAGGCACAAGATGTGCAAAGAAAATGGTATATCGTGGACGCTGAAGGCAAAACTTTGGGCCGGTTGGCTACAGAGATTGCTAGCGTACTAAAAGGCAAACACAAGCCTATATATACTCCTCACGTAGACACGGGGGATTTCGTAATTGTAATCAATGCAGAGAAAGTTGTTGTTACTGGTAATAAAGCAAGTCAGAAACTCTATAGAAGACACTCAGGTTATACGGGCGGCTTAAAAGAGATTCCTTACGCAGAGATGCTAACAAAGCATCCTGAGCGTATTATCTCGATTGCAGTTCGTGGTATGATTCCTCACAACAAGCTAGGCAGTGATATGATTAAGAAACTGAAAGTCTATGCCGGCAGTGAGCATCCACATGAAGCTCAGCAACCTGAAGTTTTGGAAATAGGCTAGGAAAGGGGGAGTCAAAATGGCAAACGTAGTTTATTACAGAGGCACGGGACGTCGTAAGGACGCCGTTGCAAGAGTAAGATTGGTACCAGGCGAAGGAAATGTAGTTATCAATAATCGTCCTATGGCTGAGTACTTGGGCAAAAAAACACTGGAAATGATTGTTAAGCAACCTCTCGAACTAACAGAGAATGCATCAAGATTTGATGTAATCGCACAAGTTCACGGCGGTGGCGTAAGAGGACAAGCCGGTGCAGTTAGACTGGGCATCTCCAGGGCTCTTCTAGTAGCAGATGATAAGTTGAGAAAACCTTTGAAAAAAGCTGGTTTCTTGACTAGAGATTCAAGAATGAAAGAAAGAAGAAAGTATGGTTTGAAAAAAGCCAGAAAAGCTTCACAGTTCTCAAAACGTTAAAAATCTACCCGGGATATATTCCCGGGTTTTTTTATGCAAAGATATGACGCAAGGCTCCATTTGTCCTAGTCAGACTTAAATAGGCCAATATACTGGATTCTGATTTGCAGTGGCAGGTTTTGTGTAGAAGCATGTGAAAATTCTAGGAAAAGCCGGTTAAAAGTGAACAAATGCACAAACGGAATTGCATTGACAGTTAAAATGAACTATTTTGCAAGGCGGGGAGTTGGAAAATGGGTCAGACCGTTGCAGGCATTGTGAATGTCATTAATATCTAGGCAAACAATACCAAGTTCTTTAGGGGCTTAGCTATTGAATTTAATGGTCAATGTGATATTATTTTGCATAAGGGCTTTAAATATGCCTATTATTTTGATAGGAAAAGAGGTGATTCCGATTGGCTCTTGAAATGATGAAATCAATCCATCAGGCGGAAGCGGAAGCGGAAGAAATTATCAATCAGGCTGGTGAAGAAACCAGAGAATTGATGAGAAAAGCAGACGAGATAATCGCTGAGATGACGCTGGATTTCACACAACAGGGACAACTCGACGCCAAACAGAAAGATTCGCTAGCCGAAAAGGAAGCATTCGCGGCAATTGAATTATCAAAGGCGGAAAACGAGAAAGTATGCATGGATATCAAAAAGAATGGAGAAAAAAATCTGGATCAGGCCACAAACCTGATTATGGAAAGGATTGTGAATTCACTTG contains these protein-coding regions:
- the rpmJ gene encoding 50S ribosomal protein L36 produces the protein MKVRPSVKPICEKCKIIKRKGKVMVICENPKHKQVQG
- a CDS encoding adenylate kinase — encoded protein: MRLLVMGPPGSGKGTQAAILSDRLNIPHISTGEMFRDAIKMDSELGKLAARYINKGELVPDEITEAIVKERLSQEDCQEGYLLDGFPRTLIQGRALDSILHDVGNNIDCVIYLDVPTQDIVSRLTARRICGVCGAVYHLQEKPPRVEGVCDSCGGEIVHREDDTEETVRKRLCIYNDATRPLVDFYQQKNLLCTIEGNLSIDETTERIVSGCF
- a CDS encoding energy-coupling factor transporter ATPase; the encoded protein is MIKIENVIHTYKKQTDDEVQALAGISLTIHEGEFLVIIGHNGSGKSTLAKHLNSLLIPSEGQVYIDGLSSTEPDNIWNIRSKVGMVFQNPDNQLIATTVEDDVAFGCENLGIESGEIRKRVDDALETVGMAGFGTKEPHYLSGGQKQRVAIAGVIAMRPKYLVLDEPTAMLDPRGRKEVMETIQRLNKDEGLTIVHITHYMEEASHADRVVVMENGRIVTQGTPREIFSQVQLLKSLRMDVPPMTELASRLNDAGVEVDRTILTVDEMVDAIC
- the rpsM gene encoding 30S ribosomal protein S13; this encodes MARISGVDLPREKRVEIGLTYIYGIGRTTAQKILAETGINPDTRVKDLTEDEVSKLRESISKNFTVEGDLRREVQLNIKRLIEIGSYRGMRHRRGLPVRGQNTKNNARTRKGPKRGAVAKKK
- a CDS encoding KOW domain-containing RNA-binding protein; this translates as MKDRLGMLVFSTAGRDFGRPYLVIQDLDPNTVLVSDGKLRHLHNPKRKNIRHLSLTGLTENDIRVKLQGGTFPSNTELRKVIDELVTDRNLEQRS
- the rpsI gene encoding 30S ribosomal protein S9; translation: MANVVYYRGTGRRKDAVARVRLVPGEGNVVINNRPMAEYLGKKTLEMIVKQPLELTENASRFDVIAQVHGGGVRGQAGAVRLGISRALLVADDKLRKPLKKAGFLTRDSRMKERRKYGLKKARKASQFSKR
- the rplQ gene encoding 50S ribosomal protein L17, giving the protein MGYRKLGMNTSHRRACLRNLVTSLIKEERIETTEPKAKEARKIAEKMITLGKRGDLHARRQALAYITEEGVVAKLFDTVAPKYAERNGGYTRIIKKGHRRGDATLMVILELVD
- the truA gene encoding tRNA pseudouridine(38-40) synthase TruA, producing the protein MRKILLRLAYDGSNYCGWQIQTNGSPKPTLQQVLEQALEVLCKENIRVIASGRTDSGVHAEDQPVMFRTASSVPTDRFKRALNGLLPNDIWVLDAREVDEDFHTIANAKKKTYRYMIHNAPDRDVFLNGRCLEYSRKLDLEAMKQAANLLVGKHDFRAFCSSGSSATTFTRTIYRMEISKVGDMVYVEVEGNGFLYNMVRIIVGTLLAVSEGRVRKEQIQEALISGDRSLLGETAPPQGLYLHKVDYRE
- the map gene encoding type I methionyl aminopeptidase, producing MITIKNDEDIKKMREAGRIVAQVHDLMRQMVRPGISTAELNQAAEQLIYQAGAEPSFKGYGGFPAGLCISIDDEVVHGIPGELLLKEGTIVSIDAGAYLNGFHGDAAISLPVGEIDEDRKRLLKVTEESLYKGIEQARIGNRLGDVSHAVQSHCEKNGFSVVRDYVGHGIGENLHEDPQVPNYGPPHRGLRLQEHMAIAIEPMVNLGKHHVKVLSDGWTVKTLDGKPSAHFEHTIVITAEGPQIMTKL
- a CDS encoding energy-coupling factor transporter transmembrane protein EcfT, producing MFRDITIGQYLPGDSFIHRLDPRTKILSVLFFMIGIFGVKHLYSYLFILGLTLAVILIAKIPLIYLLKGLKPIFIILIFTVGLHMFLTPGRILLELGPLTITYEGIMKASFMALRLIFLVLFASLLTLTTAPMSLTDGLEKLLTPFAKLGLPAHELAMMMSIALRFIPTLIDETDKIMKAQKARGADFESGNIWQRAKAMIPLLVPLFVSAFRRADELAMAMEARCYRGSEGRTRMKQLVYRKTDLIVTLGMGTAMVAAFFFL
- the rpsD gene encoding 30S ribosomal protein S4 translates to MARYTGAVCRQCRREGMKLYLKGDRCYSNKCAMERRAYAPGMHGQGRVKVTEYGTQLRAKQAVRRIYGILEKQFRLYYKEAERQRGVTGSNLLVLLERRLDNVVFRMGFASSRAEARQLIRHAHFELNGKKVDISSILLKAGDEIRVREKSAKSEKFVALSELAASKKAPEWMDVNAQDLFGKVVALPTREDIVIPVDEQLIVELYSR
- the rpsK gene encoding 30S ribosomal protein S11, which encodes MAKRQARTRKRDKKNIEYGVVHIKSTFNNTLVTITDKSGNAISWASAGGMGFRGSRKSTPFAAQQAAEKAAKAAMEHGLKQVECYVKGPGSGREAAIRAMQVAGLEVTLIKDVTPIPHNGCRPPKRRRV
- a CDS encoding DNA-directed RNA polymerase subunit alpha encodes the protein MLEIEKPDVSYVEGNDEKTYGKFVVEPLERGFGITLGNALRRLLLSSLPGIAVNSIKIDGVLHEFSTIPGVVEDTTDIILEMKALRLASSSSEPKTLRIEAEGEGEVKARDIIADPEIEILDPDMHIATLEADGRLFMEINVRRGRGYVAGTKNKKEEDPIGTIYVDSIYSPVTKVNYTVGDVRVGEKTDFDRLTLEVWTDGSISPEEAVSASAKILDDHLQLFMGLSQINSAEVPLVEKEEEQKDKVLELTIEELDFSVRSYNCLKRAGINTVEELVTRTEADMMKVRNLGKKSLDEVGNKLAELGLSLKKSSDE
- the rplM gene encoding 50S ribosomal protein L13, which encodes MMSTFMAKAQDVQRKWYIVDAEGKTLGRLATEIASVLKGKHKPIYTPHVDTGDFVIVINAEKVVVTGNKASQKLYRRHSGYTGGLKEIPYAEMLTKHPERIISIAVRGMIPHNKLGSDMIKKLKVYAGSEHPHEAQQPEVLEIG
- a CDS encoding energy-coupling factor transporter ATPase; the encoded protein is MLIEMKNISYVYKPGTPYETKAIQDISFTVSEGEFIGIIGHTGCGKSTLVQHLNGLLIPSAGEMVLDGIHYFSKEKPNKELRKKVGMVFQYPEDQLFEETIFEDVAFAPKNFNLGDGKIEELVQNALEDVGLSYEKYKDRSPFSLSGGQMRKVAIAGVLAAQPKILVLDEPTAGLDPKGREEILSRIDMLRQKRNITIILVSHSMDDIAAHADRVLVMNKGQIVLDDEPRKVFKEYKMLYDMGLDIPSVTKLMLKLKQKGYDVNTEIFSIEEATQEILAIKGGVSHV
- the infA gene encoding translation initiation factor IF-1 — its product is MSKADVIEMEGKVLESLPSAMFKVELTNGHQILAHVSGKIRVNFIRILPGDRVTVELSPYDLTKGRITYRYK